CATGTCTTAGCAGAGTTCTCCCCACAAGACAGGTGGGTGGCGCGGGAAGGGGAACGGGGTCCTTAGCATTCCTCACGCTGGGCAGACCCCACGCGGGGTTGCCACACGGAGGGGCTCAGGCGCGGCAGCGGCCAGCGAGAGGGGCGCTCCGGCGAGAACGGGTGCCTCAGCCGGCAGCACGCCCGGGGCTCCTCGCTGGACCCCACTTCGAGCAGGGCAGCGGGTCCCCTACTGCAGTGTAGATCGGAGCCCCTCACCTGGCAGCGGAGTCCGTGACGGACGGACGGGACGGACAGGCTGGACGCCGCCGCGCGAGTGGAGGTGTGGGGCGGGCGGGGTAAGTGGTTTATGAGGGGAGGGTGGGCGGGGCCCAGCTGCTGGGAAAAGGGGAAGCTAGGTACTCCTTGCCTCCTCCGCCGGATGGAAGAGGCCAGCCTCGGGGTTgtcttggggggagggggcgacGGGAAATGGAggctccacccactttcccctttctagGAACCAAGGTGATACTAGGGAGGGGTGGAGTCTGGGTCTGTCagagctgaggctggggagaagtcccccctccccccgggtaatatctcactctagcgcaggctgacctggaactcactgcaatcctcatacctctgcctcccaagtgctgggattaagggcgggCATCACCATGCCGGAGGCTGGGTTGAAAATGGAAGGCTTTGGTGGGACCATTAGTGTGATGGACCCATACCAACCTAATTCTTTCCAGGCTGGATGAGTGGAGAGCtatgcctctccccccccccccccccagcaactcTGCCAGACCTTATTTTTGAGCTGCGAAGGCTTACTTCCCACCTAGGTCCCTACTGCCAAGCTCGCTAGCAGTCCCTACCAGGTTTGGTCCAGTAAAACTGGCCCCTGGACCTAGTCTTGGAACTCATCCTGCTCAGGGAGATCCAAGCATCCCAGACTCCAGAGTGATGACATTAGCAGACAGGCTCCACCAGCCAGTGCCTGACATGCTGGTTGGACTGGATCTGCTGAACCAAACCCCCACCCCACCTGTCTCTCCTTCTAGATCTCCACAGCCCCAGTATTATTAGTAAGATATTCCTCAGCTTTGGTCTCCCAAGAAGTTCGGAATTGAGGGTCAGCATAGAAGTACTTTTCTCCTCccaggctgaagagaaggcttaggcCTTAGCATTCAGTCCTGGGTGGAACCAAAGCCTCGTTCCAGACTATGGCGTATTCCCTTTCTCACCGAGAGAAGTGTCTCATCAGCTTGTATGGAGCATTCTTCCCCCCTTCCAACCTGGAATTCTCCCTGGGAATCCAGAACAACTGGCTTTGCTTAACTTCCTAACTCCACCCCTTGCTCTGGGAGAAACACCAGAGATGTCATTAAGACAACTCCAGGCCAGAGAGGAGCCAAGCATCATTAGGGAGGTTGTCGTTATGACCACTGGCCAGGGTCTCTTCACTCTATCTCACTGGTATCCCATAATCGTAAGTtagtgaaaacagggctggaaaaaaaaaattaagacccaaggaaactgggtatggtagcacactcctttaatcctagcactctgaggcagaggtaggattgccatgagttcaagaccatcctgagagtccatagtgaattccaggtcagcctgggctagaatgagaccctacctcaaaaaaccaaaaagactcAAGGAAGCTGACTTGATGACAGCCTTTTTGGAGAGGTTTCAGTGAGGGAGATGTCTTGGAAAGTGGGTACAAAGACTCCAGGAcctgaaagagaagcttccaaACCCACAGTAACATTTTTGCTATTGTTTGGAGACAGTTTCATTCTAtaccccaggctagcctggaacttacagcaatcttcctaccttggcttcccaagtatGAGGATTACAAGTGAAAGCTAACACACCAGCCACCATGTTGACTTTTTGTCTAGCTGACACAGCCCAGAAACTAGCATAAGGTCTGTTCTACTTCCAACTctcacagtacacacacacaaacatacatgaatGAGGCAAGCCTGATTGTGGGACTGTTTGTGCATCACTTGTGATACAAGAAGAGACGGGGCTTCAAGTGGCTAGATGTGTGAACACATATGAGCCCAGGCAGATCCCAGAGAACCAGGAAAATGCCTGGTTTGCCACTCTCTCTTGTTTTAATCagtcttcctctttccccacccaGCCAGGTTTGACTCAGTGCCCTAACCCTGGGCCACTCCCTGGAGGCTCGATGATCCAGGGCTTTCAAAGCCAGAACAcaatgtggggggtggggggtggaggcaCTATTGGAGCAGTCAGCCATCTCAATACCACCGCTTAATCATTCATATTCACACAGGATCAAGACAAGAGGCTGGAATACTAAACCAAGGTGTTTAGTATTTGGCTTCAGCACCTAAGAGCTTAGCAACTTTAAGTAGGGTCATAGTAATTTCTTCATCAGTACAAATGGTCTAATTATGTCATCCCTGATAGTGTATGAGGATCAAGGGGATCAAGTATTCCCAAAAAGTCTTTTCAAACTTCAGAATGCTATTCAAGGGAATAACACTGCTGTCTTAACAGGGTAGGGCAGGGCACTCTGAACCACTCTCCTGGAGCAGTGGGTGCCTGAGCCTCCTCAGTTGTGAATGAAATGGGAGCCAGGGAAGAGAGCATCTGAAAGGAGCAGGGATCATGGGAGAACTATCATGGTCTCTTCCAGCTAGAGACTGCTGCTTCATAGCTTCAGAGCCTCATCCCAACTCCTATCCCAACCTGGAAGCTGGTCCCAGCACCAGTTCCAACCCAAAGGTCAACTTAAATCCAGCCCTAGCCAACTTCTGCCCCAAACAGCAAGGCTTTGGTTCTCCATGACAGGGAACAGCAGGGTGGAGATtggtaaagaaaaacagaaccaCACACTaggtattttccttttgttttcccaAATACATGGCATTCATCATGGAGATAATGGCACAGTGGCGGCAGTGATGCAAGTCTGGCAGCCTGAAGGGGCCTCTCCATTCTTTATTCAGTCCCAATAAGTTAAAGGGCAAAGGTGAATGTAGGGGCTTCTAGGTCAGGATGCTGCTAACTGAAGGCAGCAGTTCAACCAGGTCCTCCAAGATGCCCTCTTCTTGGCACAGTGGGTTGCCCTGTAGATGCAGAAGAACCAGCCTAGGACAAGAGGCAAGAGGCTGGAGCACTGCAggctgctggaggccttgggcaGGAGAGTCAAAGAAACCTCAGCAGCTCTACCATGTCCCATCACTGCTCCTGATCACCCTCGAACGAATGAGTGCTGGAGGCTGCTACCTGGAACGGGCATCTCACAAGCTTCCCTGGCAGGAGTAAAGCTCTTGGCAGGGACTGTAAATACCTGCCCTCATGGAGCAGGCTCTGTATGGTACCAAGTGGTGGAGACTTTGGCAAAAAGCACTTGCTGTTCAGTGATGCCTCCAGACTGCATGTGGGAATGTGGTAAGGTCACACTAACttttaattttcaagaggaatcagagtttaggattaaaaaaaaaaatgacttcctGATTTTTAGTACTGTTTAGTCCACAAGAATCTCTGCAGGTTTCCCCTTTGTGGACTCTGGCTTGAGGAAGTCACATACTGCAAAACTCCACAAATACAAGTTAATGACAGCCCCAGACAGCCCAGGCTATTATCTCCTCAGCTCACACTGCCCTAGCAAGGGAGCCCCTGTCTCCTGCCCTGTCTTGGAATGGCACCCTGTCTATGTCTGCGGTCTGTCCCTCCACTGCCTCCACCCCACCCATGTGTTGTCTGAAAGGCAGTCTGAAGGATACGGTTGTTGCAAAGCAACAGCTCCTGCAGCTGGGGTAGGTTAGCGACACCATCCAGAGACTCTATGGCATTATCATTGGCCTGGAGCACCTGGAGAACAGAAACAGAAAGGCACAAGTTTGAGCAAGCAGCAGTGATACAAGGAATAGTAGAGCAGCTCACAGTGCATGGAAGGACTTTCAAGGGTCAAAGTAGATAAAGGGGAACAGCAAGAGGTTACCTATAGGCCTGGGGGGACCTAGACATCTCTGACAGGGGCAGAAGTAGATAGAGGGGAAAAGGCTaaccagagctgggtgtggtagcgcatgcctttaatctcagcacttgggaggcagaggtaggagaactgccctcagttcaagatcaccctgagactacatagtgagttccaggccagcctagagaaaaaccctaccttgtaaaaccaaaaacaacaaaaaagaccaaCCAGGACATCAATGGAAGGATAAGTACTCTACCTGAAGGCAGCGTAGAGCAGCCAGGGCAGGGGGCAAGGCTCGGAGATGATTGTGTGACAGGTCAAGATgagtgaccaagagcagctgttcCAAATGGCAGAGTACTGTCAGATCCTAGGGGTGGGAGTGGGGAAAAATATCTAGTAAGACTCCTTAGCCACTTGCCCTGTGTGCCCCATATGGCCCTTGGATACCTCTGGCGAGAAGGGGCTGACATTGAGATGCTTACCTTATAGCCTATGGGAGTTACAGGCTACATATTAGTGATAAAGGACAGACAGGGAGGTTGGTGTGGGGTGGCCAGTGGGAACAGTTAGGAAGAGGTGAAAGGGCCAAAGGATAGAGCAAGTGATGGAACAGACAGACACGGCAGGAGTAAGTCTGCTTAGGAAAGGGGCTCACCAAAAGCAGAGGTGGGCTGCAGTAATATGGTAAGAATGAGGAGATTAGAAATAGGaaaagtctcagggtccattgaggaagagctggtggaaagaatgtcagagccaaaggaagggtaggactccttacaacgtgctcctccagacacaaaatggcctggatatccatgacctcacagtgcctgacactacttacaaaagaccatcataacaggaggaaaagatcatgacatcaaaataaaagagaatgactgagaggggaaggggaaatgatagagagtggagtttcaaaggggaaagggggggggggaattactatgggatattgtttacaatcatagaagttgtaaaaaaataaataaataaaaagaaaagaaaaggaaaagtgtttTAGATTTGGGGGTCTGCTCCAGGGCAAAAAGCATAGCAATGCATGATGACATGGGTGGTACAAAGTGAGGGTTACTTTTCATGGTTGTGGATACCGAGGGGATGCTCATTGAGCCCACATCCTTTGCCTGGGGAAAGGACATTCGGAAGGGAAAATGAAGATGTGACCAGGTAAGTGGATGGGCCAACATAAGAGGCCTTGACAACTCGGGATTTGAAACTGGGGAACAAATATGATGAGCCAAGTGAGTGAAGGCGAGACCTAGCAAAGGAGTAGACCAGAAGGAGGGTGACTGATTCAATCTGGGTGGGGAGGAAATGTCCAGGAAGGGCCCTGGGATAAAAGTGAAGCTAGGGTGTGGTGACACCAGCAAGCAGGGGCCCAGGAAAAGCACCCATGCAGTCCAAACCTTGTGAGCCAGGTGCAGCACACGCACATCAGCATACTCCATCTTGAGCACGCTGTTCTCCAGCAGGAACTTACTGCGCAGGTCATCTAGGTAGGCTGCTCGCATTGGGTCCACTGCCTGGTGGGGAAAGGAAAGCATGTAAATTGGTTGACTTCTtcctacccactgagccttcCCTGGCCTGTTCTCCTAAGCCTGACTCACCTTGAGGGTCTGGAAGTACTGCAGTGTCTCATTCTCATAGAGGAGGGGGTCTAGTGCCCTCATCAACAGGATGATGGTCAGCAGGCACCCTAAGGATGGAGAAATGAACATGTTCTCATCATCTATTCTTTTGAGACCCTCTTCCCAAAAGGGTGGCCATAGACAGAGGCTTTCTTAATGTGGTCCTTGGTAGAAGCGTCAGGAAATGGCCTCACATTTATTCTCAGGTTCCAGCTCCTGTAGCTCTTTACAGGATTCAAGCTCAGACTGTAACACCGTGGACTTCTCCACCGACAGCTCACACCTGAGAGTGGGCAGGGTGGGAAGGGAATAATAACCAAAGCCCTGGGTACTGGTTCTCTCCAGTATGgagtctgagccatctcttccaggcACAAGCCTCCTGCCCCAGTTGCCCGGTGTCTAGAGCCCCTTTCCTTGTCCGTGTACTCCCTGCCATTACCTGAACAGCTGCTCGTCGGTGGCTGAGTCCCGGCACCAGCACTCCTGATGGCCTGGGACAAAGAGCAGGTAGTAGGAAGGGACAGCCATGAGAAGAGGAGAGTAGTGGGCATTGCTGTAAGAGGGGGACTCTAGGTTGCATCACCTTTTAAAAGCACGCACTCCTTCTGGGCATCACTCGCTGTCCAAATGACACGAAATGTATGTTGGGGAAACTGGTCGTTGAGGGAGGTGGCGGGCAAGTCACAGAGCTGTATGTGCTGGGTCAAGGAAATGCCTTGGCCTCACCACTTTTCTGACTATCCCACCCTGGTTCTGTCCCAGACCCTCACTTCTGCCCCATCAATTCGGGGATACCCAGACATGGCTGGGCCGGTTTTTGCCATCTGGGGTCCTCCACTCCACATTCAGGGGTGAGTCATCAACCATGAGTAGCAGGGTTCCCATCCTGGAGCCCACCTAGcatgaaagacaaagagagaccCACCAGTCCCAACAGCATCATGCCCATAGTTTCATGATTCTCTCTGACAGAAGCCATTTTAGGGGCTGGGTGTGATAGTGCAAACCTTTAActgcagcactcagaaggccgaggtaggaggatcactgtgagtttgaggccagcctgagactacatagtgaattccaggttcacctgggctaaagcaagatcctaccttgaaaaaccaaacaaacaaagacatttTGAACTTACTATAAGGGGCCGAGAAAAGCAAACAGATAGACAGGCCTCATCCCGGCTCACATGCAGGCAGCGCAGAGCATCCTGGGGGTCAGCTGGGGGAAAGACACAGCCTCAGGTCTCCTTAaatcttcctgtcttccttttaaGCCATGAACATCCAACCTCTTCTCCCATTACTCACCCCGTCCCAGGAGCCAGCGGTGATAGAACCATGCACTCTGGTCATTGGGGTCAGTGAAGAAGGCATTCTGCACCAGCTCCAGCTCTGTGGGGACCAGACAGTCATGGGGTTGTATCAGCATAGTGGTGAGATACTAGCTATCCCAATAACTCTTCAGCCCTAAGTCTAATTCATACCCTGGccgtatatatcatatatatatatatgactgcaCATGTCAGTATTATCTCCCCATTGTATACCTGAGCTCCCTGATGCCAGCACTGAGTCACATGTATCCCCAAAGATAGTACGAAACAGGTACTCAGTAAATATGGGGACTGGCTCAGCTCCAGGGTCAGATGCATCAGggttggtggtgtgtgtgtgtgtgtgtgtgtgtgtgtgtgtgtgcgcgcgcgcgcgcgcgtgcgagCGCGCAGAATCCTTGTCAGGCTCCCCTGGTCATGCTTACCTTTCAGTAGGACATCTTCAGGGAGGTGTCCTTGTGGGCCAGAGTCTGGCTGGGGGTGCAGCTGGGGCAAGAGGCAGGAGCGGTAATGCCAGGAGGAGTAGTTAGAGAAGTTTCGTGTGATGAGGCGGTCAGTGAAGGCCAGTTCTTCTGCAGGGGCCACAGAAGCCTGTGCAGCCACAAACCGTCGATAGTCCCAGCAGTGAACTGGGGAAATGGGAGGAGTTGCAGCCTATCTCAGAACAGCAGTGCAAATAGAAGGTACTTCACTAGTGACTCCCAGAGTTCCCTCAGAGACTGCCTAGAAACATTCTGGCTCCCTCACCCCCTTTAGCACCAGCCCCAGTAAACCCTACACATTCCTCCCCACTTTGGACCTCAATGAGGACCGAGCACCAGGATGTGGGTGCGAGATGGTTCTGGGGAGATCTTTGGTACGTACAGTTTCGCTCATCAACCTCCAGGAAGCGGGAACATAGCTCTAGCTCCTGGGCCCAGTTGGGCTCAGGCAGGCGGCCTAGCAGCCAACTGCGGTGGTGCCAGGTGCCATAGGACTTAGGGTTCACACGCAGGCAGCTCTCCAGGAAACCCAGTTCTGCCTTCACCAGAGCAGCCAACTCCTCAGGGGGCCTGCATTCAGAGGGCAAGGGGGGGAGGACGTCAAGGTCTTCCAGCACCCAACCTCAGCTCACCCCTCACTTTCT
The nucleotide sequence above comes from Jaculus jaculus isolate mJacJac1 chromosome 7, mJacJac1.mat.Y.cur, whole genome shotgun sequence. Encoded proteins:
- the Rabggta gene encoding geranylgeranyl transferase type-2 subunit alpha, with product MHGRLKVKTSEEQAEAKRLEREQKLRLYQSATQAVFQKRQAGELDESVLELTSQILGANPDFATLWNCRREVLQQLEAQKPPEELAALVKAELGFLESCLRVNPKSYGTWHHRSWLLGRLPEPNWAQELELCSRFLEVDERNFHCWDYRRFVAAQASVAPAEELAFTDRLITRNFSNYSSWHYRSCLLPQLHPQPDSGPQGHLPEDVLLKELELVQNAFFTDPNDQSAWFYHRWLLGRADPQDALRCLHVSRDEACLSVCFSRPLIVGSRMGTLLLMVDDSPLNVEWRTPDGKNRPSHVWLCDLPATSLNDQFPQHTFRVIWTASDAQKECVLLKGHQECWCRDSATDEQLFRCELSVEKSTVLQSELESCKELQELEPENKWCLLTIILLMRALDPLLYENETLQYFQTLKAVDPMRAAYLDDLRSKFLLENSVLKMEYADVRVLHLAHKDLTVLCHLEQLLLVTHLDLSHNHLRALPPALAALRCLQVLQANDNAIESLDGVANLPQLQELLLCNNRLQQPAVLQPLASCPRLVLLHLQGNPLCQEEGILEDLVELLPSVSSILT